A part of Methanomassiliicoccales archaeon genomic DNA contains:
- a CDS encoding AbrB/MazE/SpoVT family DNA-binding domain-containing protein: MVLLTTVKITDKGRISLTKPVMEALRAKIGDHVVLYKDDQGRVYLAKVVPPEA, from the coding sequence ATGGTATTGCTCACGACTGTCAAAATCACTGACAAAGGGAGAATTTCGTTAACGAAGCCAGTAATGGAGGCTTTGAGAGCTAAGATTGGCGATCACGTCGTTCTTTACAAAGACGACCAGGGCAGGGTGTACCTGGCCAAAGTCGTCCCGCCGGAGGCGTGA
- a CDS encoding site-specific integrase has protein sequence MPTAERRLRSDLEDYLRALARCGRANRETVVQYRREITNALKALADAGMESTLRNIGEEEVDYLRREAWADEAPATQRWKLAILNGFLKYYGNNVIDRMMIAWPQGSRMKVDWLTPEETLRILDAARGVERIVVHLELRLGLRRVEVKRLKCSDIQYVWAGGECLGYINVHGKGRGGGKWRTIAFAPDTEAEVKAWEEERERIIEEALSQRPDQEVPQQFVIYSQHGRLGSYKDTALDRIVARAAQRAGIDRPVSNHTLRRTCGRNLHYAGVAIEEIAALFGHADTKQTMEYLGLTVEDLRKAQEKGYSFLREVRKGVRTSPLQAIRVCR, from the coding sequence ATGCCTACGGCCGAGAGGCGTCTCCGCAGCGATCTGGAGGACTACCTCCGCGCCTTAGCGAGGTGCGGGAGGGCGAACCGAGAAACGGTGGTCCAGTACAGGCGCGAGATTACGAATGCCCTGAAGGCCTTGGCGGACGCAGGGATGGAATCGACCCTGCGGAATATAGGGGAGGAGGAAGTGGACTACTTGCGACGGGAGGCCTGGGCCGACGAGGCCCCGGCGACTCAGCGCTGGAAGCTCGCGATACTCAACGGCTTCCTCAAGTACTACGGCAACAATGTGATAGACAGGATGATGATCGCGTGGCCGCAGGGGAGCCGGATGAAGGTCGATTGGCTCACACCGGAGGAGACCCTCAGGATCCTCGACGCGGCCCGCGGCGTGGAGCGGATCGTCGTACACCTCGAGCTCCGCCTCGGCCTCAGGAGGGTGGAGGTAAAGAGGCTGAAGTGCTCGGACATCCAGTATGTTTGGGCCGGCGGGGAGTGCCTCGGGTACATCAATGTGCACGGGAAGGGGCGCGGCGGCGGGAAGTGGAGGACCATCGCCTTCGCGCCGGACACCGAGGCGGAAGTGAAGGCCTGGGAAGAGGAGAGGGAGAGGATCATCGAGGAAGCGCTCTCGCAGAGGCCGGATCAGGAGGTCCCGCAGCAATTCGTGATATACTCTCAGCACGGGAGGCTGGGGTCCTACAAGGACACGGCGCTCGACAGGATCGTCGCACGGGCTGCGCAGAGGGCTGGGATCGACAGGCCGGTGTCGAACCACACGCTCCGGAGGACCTGCGGGAGGAACTTACACTACGCGGGCGTGGCGATCGAGGAGATCGCGGCGCTCTTCGGGCACGCGGACACGAAGCAAACGATGGAGTACCTCGGGCTCACCGTCGAGGACCTCAGGAAGGCGCAGGAGAAGGGCTACTCGTTTCTGAGGGAAGTAAGGAAGGGGGTCAGGACCTCGCCCCTGCAGGCGATCCGCGTCTGCAGGTAG